A single window of Flagellimonas maritima DNA harbors:
- a CDS encoding GH92 family glycosyl hydrolase — protein sequence MRKLLMFLFCFTVLNSCKEEEIITSEKQKTDYTQFVNPFIGTSKMGHVFPGATAPFGMVQLSPQTNFEVMFKDDASYNPETYKYCAGYQHRDSTIIGFAHTNFSGTGHADLGDFLIMPTVGSLVLDPLKTADGNKGFYSTFSHTNEEAMPGYYKVDLDSYGIKAEFTASERVGFHQYSFPKSDNAHIILDMVYNVYHHNNKNIWTFLRVENDSTITGYRQTKGWARDKKVFFAAKFSKPFKSYGHKKYDDVIYDGFYRRFKQDENFPEMAGKNLRAYFNFDTDDGEKIKIKFALSNVSSAGAMKNLEAEIPHWNFNKTYEETSYKWNEELYKIEVETLTENQKTTFYTAMYHTNLSPIIYEDVDGQYRGLDQNIYTSNGFTNYTVFSLWDTYRALHPLFNITQPNRNNDMIKSMLAHHDESVHNMLPIWSHYANENWCMIGYHATSVIADAMIKNVGDFDYERALEASVNTASVRYFDGLGDYIDYKYVPDDKSHSSVSKTLEYAYNDWCIAQMAKAVGHTSKEKDFKKRSEYYINVYDPSIGFMRPKLSDGTFRKNFDPMDTHGQGFIEGNAWNYGLYVPQNIEKMVDIMGGKERFSQRLDSLFTMEIEEKYIENHEDITRDGIIGNYVHGNEPGHHIPYLYNWTGHPEKTQSRVRMIMDSMYASTVEGLCGNDDAGQMSAWYIFSSLGFYPVTPGSPYYALGSPIVKNAKIHLENGKTLTIATKNQSKDNVYVRSVSINGKVLDGILLSHQDIMNGGEIVFEMSNNYK from the coding sequence ATGCGAAAACTATTAATGTTCCTTTTTTGTTTTACGGTATTAAATTCTTGTAAAGAAGAAGAAATTATCACTTCAGAAAAACAAAAAACAGATTATACTCAGTTTGTCAATCCATTTATAGGAACCAGCAAAATGGGACACGTGTTTCCTGGAGCAACTGCCCCTTTTGGAATGGTGCAACTGAGTCCGCAAACCAATTTTGAAGTAATGTTCAAAGATGATGCTAGTTACAATCCTGAAACTTACAAATATTGTGCAGGTTATCAACATCGTGATTCAACAATCATTGGTTTTGCCCATACCAACTTTAGTGGTACAGGGCATGCTGATTTAGGTGATTTTTTGATTATGCCAACTGTTGGCAGTTTAGTGCTCGACCCTTTAAAAACTGCTGATGGCAACAAAGGGTTTTATTCAACATTTTCACATACTAATGAGGAAGCTATGCCTGGATATTATAAAGTTGATTTGGACAGCTACGGAATCAAAGCCGAATTTACAGCTAGCGAACGTGTGGGTTTTCACCAATATTCATTTCCAAAATCTGATAATGCGCATATTATTCTAGATATGGTCTATAATGTGTATCATCACAACAATAAAAATATCTGGACCTTTCTTCGTGTTGAAAATGATTCTACGATAACTGGTTATAGACAAACTAAAGGTTGGGCAAGAGATAAGAAAGTGTTTTTTGCAGCTAAATTTTCAAAACCTTTTAAAAGTTATGGTCATAAAAAATATGATGATGTTATTTATGATGGTTTTTACAGACGCTTTAAGCAAGATGAAAACTTCCCGGAAATGGCTGGGAAAAATTTGCGTGCTTATTTCAATTTTGATACCGATGATGGTGAAAAAATCAAGATTAAATTTGCACTGTCCAATGTAAGTTCTGCCGGTGCCATGAAAAATTTAGAAGCTGAAATTCCGCATTGGAATTTCAATAAAACTTATGAAGAAACCAGTTATAAATGGAATGAAGAACTTTATAAAATTGAAGTTGAAACGTTAACAGAAAATCAAAAAACGACTTTCTACACAGCTATGTACCACACCAATTTATCACCAATTATTTATGAAGATGTCGATGGACAATACAGAGGATTGGACCAAAATATTTATACATCAAATGGTTTTACCAACTATACTGTATTTTCACTTTGGGATACCTACAGGGCATTACATCCGCTTTTCAACATTACACAACCAAATCGAAATAACGACATGATAAAATCTATGTTGGCACACCATGACGAAAGTGTTCATAATATGTTGCCAATTTGGTCGCATTATGCAAATGAAAATTGGTGTATGATTGGTTATCACGCTACGTCAGTTATTGCAGATGCTATGATAAAAAATGTTGGTGATTTCGATTATGAACGAGCTCTTGAAGCTTCAGTGAACACTGCTTCCGTTAGATATTTTGATGGGCTGGGAGATTATATTGATTATAAATACGTGCCAGATGATAAGAGCCATTCTTCTGTATCAAAAACATTGGAATATGCCTATAATGATTGGTGTATTGCGCAAATGGCTAAAGCTGTTGGTCATACTTCAAAAGAAAAAGATTTTAAAAAACGTTCAGAATATTATATAAACGTCTACGATCCATCCATAGGTTTTATGAGACCTAAACTTTCTGATGGAACGTTTAGAAAAAACTTTGATCCAATGGATACACATGGACAAGGTTTTATAGAAGGCAATGCTTGGAATTATGGATTATACGTTCCGCAGAATATAGAAAAAATGGTTGATATCATGGGCGGAAAAGAGCGTTTTTCACAAAGATTAGATTCACTGTTTACAATGGAAATAGAAGAGAAGTACATTGAAAATCATGAAGATATTACGCGTGATGGCATTATAGGAAACTATGTTCACGGTAACGAACCTGGTCATCATATTCCGTATTTGTACAACTGGACAGGACATCCTGAAAAGACACAATCCCGTGTACGCATGATTATGGACAGTATGTATGCCTCAACTGTTGAAGGCTTATGTGGAAATGATGATGCAGGGCAAATGAGTGCTTGGTATATTTTTAGCAGTTTGGGTTTTTATCCCGTTACTCCCGGTTCTCCATATTACGCCTTAGGAAGTCCTATTGTTAAAAATGCCAAAATTCATTTAGAAAATGGAAAAACACTCACTATTGCTACGAAGAATCAAAGTAAGGACAATGTATATGTGCGAAGTGTTTCCATAAATGGAAAGGTATTGGATGGCATACTATTATCACATCAAGATATTATGAATGGAGGTGAAATTGTTTTTGAAATGAGTAATAATTATAAATAA
- a CDS encoding 1,4-dihydroxy-2-naphthoyl-CoA synthase, whose amino-acid sequence MKLPNWQTAMEFEDITYKKSNGVARIAFNRPNVRNAFRPKTTSELYKAFYDAQEDTSIGVVLLSAEGPSTKDGIYSFCSGGDQKARGHKGYVGEDGMHRLNILEVQRLIRFMPKVVIAVVPGWAVGGGHSLHVVCDMTLASKEHAIFKQTDADVTSFDGGYGSAYLAKMVGQKKAREIFFLGRNYSAQEAYEMGMVNAVVPHNELEATAYEWAQEVLEKSPTSIKMLKFAMNLTDDGMVGQQVFAGEATRLAYMTDEAKEGRNAFLEKRKPNFGENKWIP is encoded by the coding sequence ATGAAATTACCCAATTGGCAGACCGCAATGGAATTTGAGGACATCACCTATAAAAAAAGTAATGGGGTCGCCCGTATCGCCTTTAATCGTCCCAATGTGCGCAATGCATTTCGCCCAAAAACCACCAGCGAACTCTACAAAGCTTTTTATGACGCGCAAGAAGACACTTCCATTGGCGTGGTGCTGCTTTCTGCGGAAGGACCTTCTACCAAGGACGGTATCTATTCCTTTTGTAGCGGAGGTGATCAAAAGGCTAGGGGACATAAAGGATACGTAGGCGAGGATGGCATGCATCGATTGAATATTTTGGAGGTGCAGCGGCTTATTCGTTTTATGCCCAAGGTAGTCATTGCAGTAGTGCCCGGTTGGGCCGTTGGTGGCGGACATAGTTTGCACGTAGTTTGCGATATGACCTTGGCAAGTAAAGAACATGCCATATTTAAACAAACCGATGCTGATGTGACTAGTTTTGATGGTGGTTATGGGTCGGCCTATTTAGCAAAAATGGTGGGACAGAAAAAGGCACGGGAGATTTTCTTTTTGGGGAGAAACTATTCTGCACAAGAAGCATATGAAATGGGTATGGTGAACGCAGTGGTTCCACACAACGAATTGGAGGCAACTGCCTACGAATGGGCACAAGAGGTATTGGAAAAATCCCCAACTTCCATTAAAATGCTCAAATTTGCCATGAATCTAACAGATGACGGCATGGTGGGACAACAGGTTTTTGCTGGGGAAGCAACACGCTTGGCCTACATGACGGACGAAGCCAAAGAAGGAAGAAATGCATTCTTGGAAAAACGTAAACCCAACTTTGGGGAGAATAAATGGATACCGTAG